TATCCATAAAATTCTTTTATCCATCGCTTTATGTTTACTTAAATACTTTGTCATTTTATGATTGACCCTGTTAATATTGTTGTTCATATTCATAGTTGGTCGGTACTCGGTTTCATGCGTAGATACACCACGGCATGTTAATTCTTTACAAAATTAGCCTTACACCTAGGCTAGAGAAATAATTGTTGTGTAAGTGGAATTTCGCACGGTCTACGTCCTAAAAAATGAGGTTACCACCTTTAAAATATTTCAAAAAATCAGAGACACTTTATCGATTAACCCACTATTTACAGTAGCTTTCAAAGGTGTGCTTGTAGTCTAAAAACTAGATTTTAACATCATTTATTGGGAAGATCAGTTCTTCTTTATCCGGTAGGTAATCCTCTTATTCGTAATCAAGGTGTTTGCCCTGATTTCACTCTGAGGTGAAAATTCTGAAGTGCTATTTCCAATTGTTGCGGTAGCCGTAATATATTCCCCAATGGTTACTCCTGGGGGTAAGGGAAAGGTAAACTTAAATTTGTTGGTATTATCCGTATTTCCATCAGTATCAGTATATGGTAATATTTTTGAATCCAGATCCAACCCGCTGCCTTCGACCAAGGTTGAAATATACACCTGACCTTCCCCATAGTCCCTTAAAAGACCCAATTGATTATCCCCGGCACTGGCAGTACCTTCGTTAATATCGGTCATAAAAAATTCCAGGGTCGCTCCAGGTCGTGACCAACCTTCCACTGTTAATGAAGTAGCACTTCCATATACACCTGATATGATAGGGAAATTGAGGCTGCCGTTAGGTCCACCATCGGTATCGTTTAAGTCGTTTATGGTCACTCCATCGCTCGAAATATCAATGCCCAAAGCAGGTGCGTTGGTACCATTTGCATAAAATGAGTTCTGACTTATTAAATTACCGTTCCCGGACCCAATTAAGGCGATTCCCGCACCTCCATTGCTGTGGATAACATTATTGGATATTTGAGAGTTGCTACCAGCCAAGTCTATACCCATATCCTCTGGACCACCTCCACAATTGCCTCCATCCTGACCTGATCCCGTTATCGTATTTTCCAAAATAATAAGATCGCCCGAGGATGAGGCCGCATCGATTCCTAGGGAGGCCGCATTCTCAATTAGGTTTTGTTGAATTACAATACCACTTCCTCCGCTTATGAGTATGTTGTCATCACAGGCCGCATCTCCATTAGATGTAATATGATTATTCTGAACAATGCTGGACGACCCGCCGCTAATTACTATTCCGCTATCCGTGTTGGTAGCTATATAATTGGAATCCACCAACATGCTTCCTGCTAGATTCTCAATAGCTATGTCAATATTTCCCGCATTTATACCGGAAGCATTTAAACCCAATAGATTATTTTGAATATCAATACTACCTCCGTCAATACGAACACCGGTATTGTTATTGGCGAAAATTGCCAAATTTCTTATGGTGACATTACTTCCTGAAGATTTGAATACATCGCCATTATCCCTATGGACCTGTACCTCTGGTAGTGAATAATTTGGTAAGGTAATTGCCGATACACCCACATTAATACCTCCCGAACCAATATTTCCACTATTGGAATCCCCTGAGTATGCTGTTTGTGTTCTACCATCAATTACTGTATTATTATCAGTAATTGTAGTCATTGGATTTCCATTGGAAATATTTATATCAAAAAAGCCTCCCGAGTAATTGGCATCTGGAGATCTTCCAAGAGTGTCTCCACTAGGAGGAATCATAAAGATAGATATATCCTCTCCCGCATTAGGATCAAACAATACATTGGGCTCTACATCTAAGCCCGCTTCATTTAGATTATTAGAGTTGATTATAAATTGCTCTAAAGATCCTTGTCCATCTTCATTTGTATTAACAATAGTATTGAAATTAAACCCAAAGTCTATTCCGGCTACACCATTTCCAGCCACCGAAACATCTGAAACACTTTGGGCCCCGACCAAAACACCTAAGGCAACATCTTGGTTGGCCGCTGGAGCTTTTCCTCCTACTTCATTAACAACGTCCGTTAATGCCCCAGCAGATCCGAATACTCTAAAAGTCTGTACAGGATAACAAGATGAACAGTTATTTCCTCCACCTCGTGTTGATCTTACCGTACCATTAACCACTTTAATGCTGTAATCCCCATCAGCCATACCTCCAAAGGAATAGTTACCATTGACATCAGTAGTTTTTCTCTGGACAAAATTACCAGAGGAATCGAACAATTCTACTATTGAACCTTGAATACCTATACCAGAGGAAGTAAGATGGTCACGCCCTTGACCTCCCGGGTAGTTAATATCCTCGAAAACCGTTCCTGCTATAAGGTTGGTTGGCACTTTGAGTACCACCGCTGCCGATATCACGAAATCCTGACCAGCATCTACATTCGCAGTTACCTGACTATCCCCTGGTGAAATATAGGAGGAAATGTCATAAGTATCCAGATCTACCCCATAGGATGTCGAAGAGTTGAAGACTGGCCCCACCGTATTATCATAAATTGTTGAGTTGTATGCATTGTTTCCCGGTTGACCCCCATCACCAGAAAGTACAAAAGTCGTATTCGCCTGATTGGTTATAGATAATTCCTCGGGATTCGTTGAACTTGGATGCGAACCATCTAAGGTAGCGTCACCTTCCCAAGACAAAAAGGTTGCTTTGGCTCCCGAACCTGCTATCGCATAAAAAGAATCTAGGGTAAAAGAAGTACCTGCATTGCTAAAACCATCAAAACCTTGATACAAGTTGATATTTACTGCCGGTAAAGATTTGTCCTCATAGAATACCATTAAGGTCCAACCGCCTAAAACCGTTTCGGAACTACAATAAGTAGATGAATTGTCTATCGTCAAATCCGAAAAGTCAAATACATTGGTAGATGGATTGGGTACCCCTTGAACTATACTGGTTACATCACTTACATATCCATAAAAGTTTCTTGTAGTCAGCGTCGTTTGATATATATAACCTGCATTAACAGTTTGTCCCTCAAAAGTCACTTGTTGGTCCATTACTCCGCTAGAGTGTGCCCAATATAAATAAGCCTTTTCTATAGTTGCTGTTGCAGGAATAGGGGAAATCAACTGATTGGAGGAACTTGTGGTAATTAAACATGCCTCACCAGGCTGACCATTTTGCATTGTTCTGAGTGATCCACCCGTGGTTGAATAATCATAATAACCATCAAACTCTTGAAAAAGCGTCAATGGGTCATTTGCTAAAATTTGAGAGTTTATAGTCCCAGTGCCTGTATCCGAATAATTAACCGGAACGTCCGGTGCATTAGCGCCCGTGAACTCTATTGAAAAGCTTTCTGAAATTTCTGGTATACCATCATTGACGATTGGGATCGATATGGTTTGAACATTGCCCACTTCTCCATTAAAAGTCAACGTTCCAGAGGTAGCTGTGTAGTCGCTACCTGCCAAGGCACTTCCGTCGACCGTTTGAAAATCTACTGTAAAAGGTGTTTCTACAAAACCAAAAAGAAAAATATTTCTACCGTGGGGAGCTCTGGTAGACCTCACGGTAAATATTGCGTTTCCGATATCCTCATCAAAAGTTATATCATCGATTATAATTTCCGGACCATCAGGAATACAGCTGATGGGTGCTTCCCATCCAGCTCCAGTGGTATTATTATTAGAAGTAAACCTAAAAGTTAAACATCCAGAGGTATGATTAGAATTAACTGTTGATGGAATATTGTTATTATCGTATTGACCAATAAGTGTACCCGATGTATTGGTTCCTTCATATATGTAAAGAATATCGCCTGATCTTACATCGAAAGAAGTAAAATCAATACTAATGTATGTATCTGCAACATCAGGACATATGGTATAGACCATATTCTGATTATTACCATAATCCGATAATCCTCCAGGATCTAAAAAAAC
The nucleotide sequence above comes from Maribacter algicola. Encoded proteins:
- a CDS encoding beta strand repeat-containing protein, whose translation is MKFFRLFIILVLTLACQITIGQDTYRDNFNSVSYSNNDGNQNFSTNWIEIGDTDLGPSSQYIQISSNRLEFYYIWGENIIRSADLSGASSATLSFDWQAISLGGSRQLAVQISNNGGGSYTTIGTISGNNNSGSFNQDITAYISANTTVRFLKSNSNWRNDDYAFIDNFQISTTTLAPRPIMEVDDITVDEDAGTLTFTVTHTGNDASGPFNVTYQTSNVTASAGSDYNSNSGTLNFNGNSGRTRTVTITITDDTLVENAETFTLNIISVSDPDVDITDVGIGTINDDDSITMTNGTTVNECGKVFLDPGGLSDYGNNQNMVYTICPDVADTYISIDFTSFDVRSGDILYIYEGTNTSGTLIGQYDNNNIPSTVNSNHTSGCLTFRFTSNNNTTGAGWEAPISCIPDGPEIIIDDITFDEDIGNAIFTVRSTRAPHGRNIFLFGFVETPFTVDFQTVDGSALAGSDYTATSGTLTFNGEVGNVQTISIPIVNDGIPEISESFSIEFTGANAPDVPVNYSDTGTGTINSQILANDPLTLFQEFDGYYDYSTTGGSLRTMQNGQPGEACLITTSSSNQLISPIPATATIEKAYLYWAHSSGVMDQQVTFEGQTVNAGYIYQTTLTTRNFYGYVSDVTSIVQGVPNPSTNVFDFSDLTIDNSSTYCSSETVLGGWTLMVFYEDKSLPAVNINLYQGFDGFSNAGTSFTLDSFYAIAGSGAKATFLSWEGDATLDGSHPSSTNPEELSITNQANTTFVLSGDGGQPGNNAYNSTIYDNTVGPVFNSSTSYGVDLDTYDISSYISPGDSQVTANVDAGQDFVISAAVVLKVPTNLIAGTVFEDINYPGGQGRDHLTSSGIGIQGSIVELFDSSGNFVQRKTTDVNGNYSFGGMADGDYSIKVVNGTVRSTRGGGNNCSSCYPVQTFRVFGSAGALTDVVNEVGGKAPAANQDVALGVLVGAQSVSDVSVAGNGVAGIDFGFNFNTIVNTNEDGQGSLEQFIINSNNLNEAGLDVEPNVLFDPNAGEDISIFMIPPSGDTLGRSPDANYSGGFFDINISNGNPMTTITDNNTVIDGRTQTAYSGDSNSGNIGSGGINVGVSAITLPNYSLPEVQVHRDNGDVFKSSGSNVTIRNLAIFANNNTGVRIDGGSIDIQNNLLGLNASGINAGNIDIAIENLAGSMLVDSNYIATNTDSGIVISGGSSSIVQNNHITSNGDAACDDNILISGGSGIVIQQNLIENAASLGIDAASSSGDLIILENTITGSGQDGGNCGGGPEDMGIDLAGSNSQISNNVIHSNGGAGIALIGSGNGNLISQNSFYANGTNAPALGIDISSDGVTINDLNDTDGGPNGSLNFPIISGVYGSATSLTVEGWSRPGATLEFFMTDINEGTASAGDNQLGLLRDYGEGQVYISTLVEGSGLDLDSKILPYTDTDGNTDNTNKFKFTFPLPPGVTIGEYITATATIGNSTSEFSPQSEIRANTLITNKRITYRIKKN